The DNA window TAAAGTCATCGAAGAAGTGGATGATTGCATATCTTGACGATGCTTCTCGTCTGGTGGTAGCACATGGGGTCTTCGATAATGCCACTACTGAAAATGCTATTGCGGTGCTGGAAGAAGGGATTAAAAAATATGGATTACCAGATGCCATTCTCACTGATAGAGGTTCACAGTTCTATGCGAATGCTGGTGAGAGGAAAGCCAGAGGCGAATGTGAGTTTGAAAGATATCTCAGAGTTAATGGTATAAAACATATCATTGGAAGGGTTAATCACCCACAAACCAACGGAAAAGTGGAAAGGTTCTGTGGAACTGTAGCCCAGAAAATATCTCTGTTTAATTCAATCGATGAGCTGGTGAAAT is part of the archaeon BMS3Bbin15 genome and encodes:
- a CDS encoding integrase core domain protein yields the protein MLSAHEKYKVGACMLEQILKLESGIKMSHNKIHRVLREHELAKRDTKKVRRRKWVRYERKHSMSLWHTDWKYVKSSKKWMIAYLDDASRLVVAHGVFDNATTENAIAVLEEGIKKYGLPDAILTDRGSQFYANAGERKARGECEFERYLRVNGIKHIIGRVNHPQTNGKVERFCGTVAQKISLFNSIDELVKWHNEIKPHMSLNMAQLETPAKAFFRKLPPERIIYYSQKWLLTEVNV